The stretch of DNA gaggaggggggaggataTTGCGCGTAATGCGTCCAAGTGTAAACTATGCGCCCCTATAGTTACAGTAAAGACAGAGAACATCAGAAATAAAGGAGGGGATTCCACCCCAGACTTGTCTTGTGCATGAAATCAGGCAACATTACTGCCATACACTCTAATCACTTCAGACAGTGCAACTTCATGTATCTCCTCGCTTAGAAGATTTTCAGCCTTTTGCCCATCACTCTGCCTCCCTTTGCCACTCTCTGGCTGGGCTGATCTTTAGAAAGGGGGCAGTACTTGATGGTGTGCGCATTGTCGCCGTTGGCACTGCAGAGGGGGCAGGTGTAAGCCCGGAGGATAGGGCACAGGACTCTGCCGTCCGCTGTCTTCAGGATATGGGTGCCGTAAACTTCCTCCGGTGCGCCGTTGTTCCGGCAGAAGACGCACACTTTTGGCTCCGGTTTGCCCCTCTGAGTCTGTTGTTTGCGTCTTCGGTCCATGGAGAGCAGGTCCAGGCCGGTAAAGCTGCCCCCATACGAGTGTGAATCTCTGTCTCCCAGCTGCGAATCGCCAGCAAGGTGCTCGTATGGCCTGAGGAGGGAGATGCGCTCCTTGAGGTCGTAGATGGAGATCGGTGGGGAGCCCGGGGccgcgcagcagcagcagtccaaggGTCCGTCGCTGTCTCTGCCGTGCCCAATTACGCAGGAGCAAACCGGGGAATCATCATCCTCCAAACCCAGCGTTGCTTTCAGAGACTCGGTTATAGAGTTGGGGCTGCAGGACGGGCTGTTGATCTTATTTTTAGCGACGAGTGTCGAGAGACCGAGGTAGTCATTCCAAAAATTAAAGGTGTAATCATACGGAGACCGCGCGTCCAGGTAATCGCGGTCTAAGAAATCCATCCTGTCAGGGTTCAGTGTCCACAAAGGCGAGTAGGCGTTTCAGGCTGCGTGTCTGTCAGCATGGGGAACCTTTTGGAGCGGGTCCTCTCTCTTCCCTGGCTGGGTCTAGTTTGCAGAGCATTGAGCCTGTAGGTGCAGATAAGTTCCCCAGAATAAAACAGGGGGGCGTGGCTTGGTTCAAGTTGATTTTTTCTCTGGTCCCATAGGAGGGTCTACAGAGTGGAGCAGGATAATAATTCCCCCTCCCATAATATAACTATTAGCACTGATAGCCCTTTGTTTTACAAGAAAGTCATctttcatgatgtttttttaggatatattctgtttgttgttgttgggtttTACCATTTTTAAAAGAATAATCTGGgattatcattcatttttattctCACTTTATACAATTAACACCCAgtagttttttttagaaacctGTTGGTTCCCATTTGGAACAACATTGTATGTTTTTAATCTGATTATTATCTCCTCATTCCATCATGTCGAACTCCTTCATAGTCAAACAAAACATCTTTATTGTTAAACATCCTGTGGATGACTGAACACAGCGAGAGAAGATCAGACTTTCCATCTGCAGTCTTTTGCATATTTGATGATGTAAGAAGCATTACTTTGTTTTATGGGGTCATGAGCCAATAAAAGATGAAGATCTGGATGATAATGGGCTTTAAAAATGTGTCGTGTTAAATTTCCTATCTTAAAGTCAACACACCCTTGCACAACAGCAATATGGCCTCTTTATCTGCACTAGGTAAAGGCTAACCACGTCTGCAAATAAAGGGGTTGATGGTGGCAGGGCCTCATGTCCGTTATCAGGCCGATTTGTCATTTGACATTTAGTAAAAACATTTAGTGTTTAGGTGCCAACACTGCTTGGTTAGGGTTATAAAATATCAGTAAAATCAAACTTATACTTTTCCTCCAGACCTGGAGATTTTACATTCATGtattccaacatgtcctcctgaaaaaaatgctgtatttggttgataatacatccaccagatacaacacatgccTGACCCACAATATTATGTTACGTTTAGGCTAACGGGTATTGCCCGACGTCACCTGATCTTGGGACCAATACAGATGCAAAAGTCTGTGTGAACACAGCAGATGATTTACTTAGTCTAGAGTTTAAGTCCCTCAGACACCGTGAGCTCTTTTTCTTCAAAGTTGGAAAACTACTAGTTAAGGTTAGGTATTAAAAACACACTAATTCATaactttaaagacattttacaaggaaaaccataCCCTTCTGCGGTCGCCAAGGGCTGAAATATCAGCCTGATGttttttccaagagtttaaatcagttcttcttcttcagttcttcagcagaactgaagaagccacttggggaagtGGCAAAACGTCTCCAataaacaatccttgagtccggttgccttgatttaaactcttggaaatgactatgacctggatgaatgagagcatccacataTATACAGCCTGATGTTTGTACGTGtagccacaggagggcgcataGCTTCGTAAACAGACCAACATAAACAGAAAATCATGGTCTGCAAGTTAGCATTTTTACAATGGCTCATAGCACCTAAAGCTGTATCTGTAGTTATACGTCAGTGgaacaaaagacaaagaaagagcgccacctactgaaAGTAAAAGTTAATCAACAGAAAATTCTAGTGGAAAGATTCTTTGTTATTGGCAGGAGAGCTCTAAAACACAGTTCAGCAACACCGCTACAATAAcaatgaagattaaaaaaaaaactctctgcaTTGTGTGTTCGATCTCTTCCTGCGCTGATGAACGAGTCGTTCCACGTGAAGCTGCACCTGTTCTGCTTCCCCTGAGTCCACAGCTTTGTGCTCACAACCAGCCTGCCTCTGCTCCATTGTCTCCTCTCTACAGCAAGCCGTTTAACTTCATTAATATGCATTGAATCAGAGTgtgcagcatctgtgtgtgtgtgtgtgcgggtgtgTGTCAGTCAAAGCCCAGTAAAGACAGgctcacaaaaaaaagagagagagagcgagagcttGATAACTGACCTGACTGCCGGGACAACGACTATGTTACTATTTTTGTCACAGTCTCAATTGAAATATTAAGGGCAGTCAAAGTTGAGACAAAAGTCGTTTGCGCATCTTGTACTTTAAAGTTGGAGCTCGGATCAATTTGCTGCCATTGTGGGGGGTTGTCACTGATGAAATAAATCAGTATCATGTCTGCCACAGACTTAGTGAGTCTGATTCATTAATTTGTCAGGAtatgtacatatacatatgtataaaCAGCTTGTATATCTACATCTGTAtgcagtgtttgttgtttttggtgtATTAATGGCTAGCAGCGAAGTAGAATTTGACTCTAAATGATCTCATATCCTCAAGAAAATTTGCACAAAATGTGCACATCGGAGTAAATCCCAGAATGGATTCTCTGCAAAGAGAATACATTTGCCGCAGCTATAAAAGTTTCCAGTGAGTCAAGATGGCAGAAAGCATGAAGAAAATCATGTTAGCGAGACAGTTTCTTGTATGTGAGAATAAATTATCATCAGAATACaccacatggtccattttcaaGGTCACCTCCAGCTCTGCATGCACAAAGGAAATCATGAGAGAGCATTTAAAAGATGAATGGCTGCCATATCACAATAGATAAATTGCACAGGGGGCTAATATGACAtgtggctctgctgctgctgcacagtagCCTTTTATTATTCTTAATGCAAAAATGTGTTTGGCAGCAACAAAGCAAGTATTGATAATGAATATGAAATTTCATTCACGTCTCGGAAAAATAGGACGGCGGCAGTGGGAAGATTTGGGCATGGAAGTAGAAGACAAGTTTATTTGAATAGCAATAAGTTTGGgaaagtacatttaaaatacagaaacacagagcaaacATTATATATAGTGAGTGGAGATTCAATGCACTAATAAATCAATGCAAATTTAGTACAGAAACTTGAGCgcagcagagaaaatgaatCAGTAAAGGACGCAGGAAAACAAAGTGTGGCCATGTTTTAGTGAGAAGTTGGCTCCTTTGTGTAGCAGCCGTTCTGTTTGTTGACTGCTCCTTAAAGAtgtcaataaaaacaatgtGCTAGATTTATATTCTTCAAACATACCAAATACTTTTTGGCCATGCAAGTTGGTATAAAGTGCAGCTTTAGCAAGATGATATACTCAGTTGTCTTTGTCCTTGATGGAAAATATTGAGTTTTTGCTGTTATTCTGACAGACAACACTCAGACTAAGCTGTTTTTCATGGCTGATGAATATGAATATTCCACCAATAACTCCAGGACACAGAAAGCATTGTGACATTTGCACAGATTCAAAAACCAATGCTTGAAAGTaggtgtgtttgtcctttcaaACTAGCAAATAAACATGAATATGTGTCTAATAACTCCTCCTAAACCCTGATCATATGTATGCTACGGGTGAATAAAGGCAGCAGAAGGCTGATTTTGCCCCCTTTGACCAAGACAACTGTATCTTCCAACCTTAAGAAAGTGCAATGTTTAACTATGATGCTGATTGTGCTTTAGCTGCTGTCAGATTTAACTGAAACAAACtcttaataaacattttaaaagtttgCCAGACCACAATTCTGTTGATAAAAATGTATCCTAATTAAATCCCAAGCTGAAAATTAATAGAAAGCTTTATGAATGTAATTTGAATATCGGTGCTTGAACAGCTTTATCTGAAACGGTCCCAGTGAAACTGGTCATTTATATTTTAGGCACACTCAGAAAGAATGCATGATAAGCTTAAACTGGTTACCGACCAAGATAACAATAACTAATCACTACTTCCATTGTAGTGAAAGAGCAGAAccaaatgctgctttgttcGCACAAAATGTGGCCATTGTTTAACTGTGTTTACTTTTCCGCCCTATCTGGACTCCACACAGCCTCCTACACAGTGTGACCAGCGTCTAGAAAGGCTTTTTTTCTAAAGGCGCTGCCTCTGTCgtctaaagggttaaaaaaatctTAATGTGTAAATACGGCTTCAGAgtgtgatggtggtacccagagGTCTCCTAGCAGCTCTGTCTGCTGAACAGCCGAGGCTGAGATGGGCAGGCACTGCTCCCCCATTCATCACTGTCAAGTTGAATAGAAAATTAACAAATCCCTTAATTAAAAGACCTCTCtagactctgctgtgtgtgtgtgtgtgtgtgtgtgtgtgtgtgtagcacgtGCCAGCTGCACTGCTTCATTGTGCAAGCTACAACAGCCTGGcaagagacacatacacaacactgtttcatgcaaacacacacacacacacatgaacacccACCACTCCTATAGACCCCTGCCATCCCTGTGGCTGCATTAATTGTATAAACTGCATAATGCAGCCAGTCTGAGCTTCACTTCATTCAGGGTATCTGTTCGTCCCCAGACACAGAGCTGGGTGGGGATTTGATCCCtgacctctgcctcctctctgggGAATATAAGACTGCATCCCTAACGGTCgtccatctgcacacacacagacgcacacacactcagaccctCAGACCCTGGCTCCTAGAACCAACCCAACCCTAGACACGTGTCACTGTCACCAGCAGCAATAGGGAATGCTAAACAAGGCAAGGTCAACCTGAAATTAGGGGGTGTCTTTCGGCCCGTCAAGTGCTTTGTCACAACCACCAGCTCTCTGAATTGAGGCCCTGCTATTACTTACCCCGAGACTCCGCCCTCTCCACAGCAGCTAAACATTCATGTCTCCACACACATGTGCTTAACTTCCTCTTGACCTGGTGGAAGTGGAAGTAAGACTGAGAAGAATGTTCATCTACAAAGACACTTTTAAGGCATTCATTTGAAAAGCAATTAAGCCAATTAACAGACCGGTAACTGTGAGATTCTCAAACACACCATCTACTGTTctataaataatattttcattatttttagcCTAAATTATTGATTGTTAATTAACCAGTCTGTAAGATCTGTCCCCTCTTGTTGAGTAgtaattaaatattaattattatttccTTTGTAACAGCCTTTATAAATGTTACATTACTGTTTAAAACTAGAGCTGCAATCATTCGAAAAATATCTTTCTTATCTCTTGCTCTACAAATAACAACTTGTTACAATGTGTTCAGCTTCATTTGACAAAGAGCAGCAAATTCTCACATTGTAGATGTTCAATTactttaaagcaaaaaaaaatagtcaTTGATCAACTCATTAAGCAAATAATTTGTTCTccagaagtaaaaaaacaaactttttaaagCCCCTTTCTGTCAAATTAACTCATTAGGAAGAAGCTGCCTTTGCTTTGGATGCAGTCTGTGTGCTAGGGCCAGTTGCTGTAACTTGTCATCACAAGGAGAACAgggaaggtggggggggggtacgTAGTTGTAGGCCCATGGATCAGAAACTTGTTTAACTCACCAAAATCTGCGGAGATTAGAGCGGGAAGTGGTCAAAGGGTTTAGAGTGTATCGGTACAATGGGGCCAAGAGGATTAGAGGTGGATTCACTGAGCTCCTACGATGCCCTTCATCTCTGGGGGTCCACAGCCAGAGCACCTTTGTTGGGTTAACTAACGGCACTTCCCATGGACGCGGTGAACAGACCAATCCCTTTTTAATGATGCAGGGAAAATTCCATTGGCCCTGATTACTGCGATGCTTTTGAGAGCCGCCATTGTCCCACACACCATGTCGAGCTTTTAAACTGTGCAGCCAGGCGAGCGGACAGCGAGGCGTTTGAAGTCGACCTGTAGTGCTTTCTCCTGGTCCAAATAACCTCTGTTAAAACAATGCTGATACATGCATCTATTTTATAGCAGGAGCATAATGCTAACAGTAGCACTGCTAGTGCTGTAATTGCTGCTGTGGCCACCCATGCCTGAAATATATGCGGCAGTATAGAGCTTAATGGGTTGTAACATAGCACTATAATGTGGTGGATGTGTATGTGAATGGTTTTATGGTCGCAGCACGATGGGACAGTGTGTAAGATAATGTGGTCCTAGTGCAGCAGATTGAAGCCTTAGTGACACATTTGTCTGTTGGAGCTAGCCAGTAGTAGTAGTACTGTGGTAGCAGAGGCTTACCGAATGTTTAAATGGATTCCTCAGAAACAGTTGCCGTCCAGGAATGGCTTGTAGTGCCACCAAAACACTTGCAAAACTAGTAACAGCAGAGTTTCACACTGCTTTTTTAGGAAGCATGCTACCAATGTAGCACTGTCGATAGGTAGGGTCtaacccattgacagtaaaaactatggacagagcttccgtcgccatgttggcagcgacacatctgccaaaactccaaatatggacaaagagggggagcacgagcggagtttagggagGTGGGCGATCGTgcaagcaggaaactcgcgctgtgatacgcaCAACcatctgtcgctcaagcggcaacgcccataattatgtgtaattttaagtccgaatatcaTTAAAATGAGTTGTAAAAAATTtcacccccctacaattgacactagaagggaacctatcatttgtggctgtaaacatgttcatttctgctgtgaagtcggccattttaacatggaagtctatgggaaatgacttgcttctggagccagcccccagtggttgcggcgtgaattgcAAGTTTTgccccgaaggttgccactTGGTCTAaccattagcatgctaacacttttAGACAAGTAATCACATGTACACAGGCAAGGCATCAGTTGTGGCATGGCTACTTGGTATTTGTTCACATTTGGAGGTTTGGTCTGGAAAAGTTAAATTAGTTCTTTCACTAAAGATGATGGTTCGTTCGTATTCTACTCTTCAGTAAACTCTGCAGATGTCTATAGTCCATCAAATTCTTTCCACATTAGCTCATGCTCTGCTTTTTTCTTGTGATCTTTCAGCTATGCAGCCGGTGTCATATTCATGCTCCCTCATCTTGCATTTGGTTTCCTGAAAATGAATTACAAAGGAACTGTAGCCTACACTTTGCAGGGACAGGATTTGGGTCAGTTTTCATAATTCTTTTGCTCCTGTAAATTCCACCCAGACAGGTTTAAACAATCACTAGTAATCTGCTGCTATGGGTTGACCCACCAtcccatctgcacacacacacacacatcaactaGTGGACCCATGTGCAGATTGGAACAGGCCTGTCGGTGTAATGGTCGATACCACACAGGACCACAGATGGGTCCCTGCACAGTGGAGCCGGTGGCTGGCGCCACGGCCTGGGTGCTGGCCAGATGGGCCACCCTGAGAGAGGCTCAGCCTGCTGCCGGGCCCAAACAGGCTGATCTTATTACTCTGGGCCAAGACTGGAGTCTGcttcccaaaacacacacagatacatacatCATCAGGGGAATGGAGGCTCAGGCTGGACTctctctagtgtgtgtgtgtgtgtctccacctgtgtgtgttgtcatatgAAATCAggtttcatgtttgttttccatgtttGGAAACTTATCAGGAATATGGTGCTTTCTCATGTGTGCTCGGCCAACATTGTGGTTTGTGTGGATTAAACCTGCATTGTGTTAGGTTTGGTTGGCGGTcatactttttaaaatatttaatattttaataaatatcaCAATAATATGTATATCTGGAAACTTTTACCCCTTTACCTAGTTCTGGCAGGTATGGCCAAGGTGTCACATCCTAAAATGTGAGTGTTAGTGAAACCACGCTAAGAATGCTCAGTTCCCCggataaataaatgtttcatttttttacatcGGAGGTCTGACAGCAGTGCTACATTCCTGCCAGTGTGGAGTATCAGTGGTAACAGGAATGTGATTGTCCATATGGAGTCCTATCTGCTTTCACCTAATGGCTGAACTCCATGCGCAGGTCATGTGTAgttattttctgtgttgtgcATCATCTgctgtggggttttttttagcTATGCTAGCAGCAGCGTAGTCCTGTTATATGGATTTCCAGGATGTTTTGCAGCTTCTAGACTTTTCCTGTGTAGCCTTTATATGAGTAGATATGAGTGAAATGTTACAGCAGTAATTGGATAGAAGGACATAAAGGTTTGATCTTtagcagtggtggaatgtaactaagtatttgtacttcgttactatacttaagtaaatttgtatgtatttatactttacttaagtaaaaaaaagtagtgcatactttatacttttactccattacattttgcagctgttacctgtactttctactccactacaaattttaaaatgtctgtagttacaagtacatttatgaataaagtggtgttcatacagctgtgctggactgatgagaggtcagactctgcatggagctggtgtcacgctgccagctgtgtttctataatgagcctcagtcatgatgccggtgctctggctcagttagctaactagttagctgctgtctgctaacacattaatttgaagatgatttctttgattattttaacctgttcagatcctttgcaatggaaatcaataatatatattcagtgtgtgagtacttttacttttaata from Parambassis ranga chromosome 22, fParRan2.1, whole genome shotgun sequence encodes:
- the LOC114427142 gene encoding nanos homolog 1-like, translating into MDFLDRDYLDARSPYDYTFNFWNDYLGLSTLVAKNKINSPSCSPNSITESLKATLGLEDDDSPVCSCVIGHGRDSDGPLDCCCCAAPGSPPISIYDLKERISLLRPYEHLAGDSQLGDRDSHSYGGSFTGLDLLSMDRRRKQQTQRGKPEPKVCVFCRNNGAPEEVYGTHILKTADGRVLCPILRAYTCPLCSANGDNAHTIKYCPLSKDQPSQRVAKGGRVMGKRLKIF